One stretch of Pirellulales bacterium DNA includes these proteins:
- a CDS encoding shikimate kinase has protein sequence MNIALIGYRGTGKTSVARELARLLDWQWIDADVFLEQRAGRSIAEIFSQDGEATFRDLEAQLLPELCAAENTILALGGGVVIRPQNRDLLSNPAHWVVWLTAPAEVLARRIAADDENAARRPALTQAAPLAEIQQLLALREPWYASCADKIVETGGKSPGTIAAEIVQYWQARAQSV, from the coding sequence ATGAACATCGCTCTGATTGGCTATCGCGGCACCGGTAAAACCAGCGTCGCCCGCGAATTGGCCAGGTTGCTCGACTGGCAATGGATTGACGCGGACGTGTTTTTAGAACAACGGGCCGGACGGTCAATCGCGGAAATCTTTAGCCAAGACGGGGAAGCCACATTCCGCGACCTAGAGGCACAATTGCTGCCCGAGTTGTGCGCGGCGGAAAATACGATCTTGGCCTTGGGAGGGGGCGTGGTCATCCGACCCCAAAACCGCGATCTCCTAAGCAATCCCGCGCATTGGGTGGTCTGGCTGACCGCTCCGGCCGAGGTTTTGGCCCGGCGCATCGCCGCCGATGATGAAAATGCGGCCCGTCGTCCCGCGTTGACCCAGGCGGCACCGCTTGCGGAAATTCAGCAATTGTTGGCCCTGCGGGAACCGTGGTATGCCTCCTGCGCCGATAAAATCGTGGAAACCGGCGGAAAATCACCTGGGACAATCGCCGCCGAAATTGTACAGTATTGGCAGGCTCGAGCGCAAAGTGTGTAA
- a CDS encoding A24 family peptidase, which produces MQNWLELSLTFRLLCLGVVGLFTGQIANWAICRWRIQPLDFHPWSLNTLVSPKTAGKVNRHPLGFLPLLGWWLRRGEGSIWGRGFWIRPLLVELLLPALWITLYLWQVENFGQLSVVLHPALRVMAVAPAGNPAAAQFLDLQFTLHCQFAAHALLSVWMLAATLIDWDELIIPDEITVSGTILALLGLAIFPRALLPDMVFLPQPVPQWLGNAAVEPVTLTAPNPWPDILSPRPNGFSLVLALVCYSIWCVSLLPWVWHGRYGLARAWRYFWATLYRDGHWRWVVPLLLLGNGAICGAWAAAEEQSWRGLLSSLVGLWCGGFMIWIVRAIGFVALRREAMGFGDVTLMSMIGAVTGWQATILIFFLAPVAGLILGVIKMLFQGERVLPFGPFLCLATWTVLFAWSPCWEYIRPILEVGWLLPAVLGCCLPLLGLLLGIWRWLRGEEQS; this is translated from the coding sequence GTGCAAAACTGGCTGGAACTTTCGCTTACGTTCCGCTTGCTCTGCCTGGGCGTGGTGGGCTTGTTCACGGGGCAAATTGCTAATTGGGCCATCTGCCGCTGGCGGATTCAGCCGCTCGATTTTCATCCTTGGTCGCTGAATACTTTGGTGTCGCCCAAAACCGCGGGAAAGGTCAATCGCCATCCGCTAGGATTTTTACCTCTGCTGGGCTGGTGGTTGCGGCGGGGGGAAGGATCTATCTGGGGGAGGGGTTTTTGGATTCGGCCGCTCCTGGTGGAATTATTGCTCCCCGCGCTCTGGATCACGCTGTATCTGTGGCAAGTGGAAAATTTTGGCCAATTATCCGTGGTCTTGCACCCCGCACTCCGGGTGATGGCGGTGGCCCCCGCGGGTAACCCCGCCGCGGCGCAATTTCTGGATTTGCAATTCACCCTGCATTGTCAATTTGCCGCGCACGCTTTGTTGTCCGTCTGGATGTTGGCCGCCACGCTGATTGATTGGGACGAGTTAATTATCCCGGACGAAATTACCGTTTCGGGGACAATCCTAGCGTTACTGGGGCTGGCTATCTTTCCACGGGCACTTTTGCCGGATATGGTTTTTTTACCCCAACCCGTGCCGCAGTGGCTGGGTAACGCCGCCGTTGAACCAGTCACGCTGACAGCCCCCAATCCTTGGCCTGATATCCTCTCGCCCAGGCCAAATGGCTTTTCCCTGGTCCTAGCGCTGGTTTGTTACTCCATTTGGTGCGTCAGTCTGTTGCCGTGGGTGTGGCATGGACGCTATGGCTTGGCACGGGCGTGGCGGTACTTTTGGGCGACGCTCTACCGTGACGGGCATTGGCGTTGGGTGGTCCCCCTGCTACTTTTAGGAAACGGGGCAATCTGCGGGGCTTGGGCGGCGGCGGAAGAGCAGAGTTGGAGGGGGTTGTTAAGTTCCTTGGTGGGTTTGTGGTGCGGCGGGTTCATGATCTGGATTGTTCGGGCGATTGGGTTTGTCGCACTGCGTCGGGAAGCGATGGGCTTTGGCGACGTCACGCTTATGTCGATGATTGGCGCGGTCACCGGCTGGCAAGCGACCATCCTGATCTTTTTCTTGGCACCCGTGGCGGGATTGATCTTGGGTGTGATAAAAATGCTCTTTCAAGGCGAACGCGTGCTGCCATTTGGGCCATTTTTATGTCTGGCGACCTGGACGGTCCTCTTTGCCTGGAGTCCCTGTTGGGAATACATCCGCCCTATTTTAGAAGTAGGTTGGCTCTTGCCCGCGGTGCTGGGGTGTTGTTTACCGCTGCTGGGGCTATTATTAGGAATCTGGCGGTGGCTGCGGGGAGAGGAGCAAAGTTAG
- a CDS encoding P-II family nitrogen regulator produces MKKIEAILRTHKLDDVKNALHELGLTGMTVSDVRGFGRQKGHTEMYRGSEYNVDFLPKIKVELVVADDLLQKTIATILRSAQTGQIGDGKIFISPVEDVIRIRTGESGLHAL; encoded by the coding sequence ATGAAAAAGATTGAAGCAATATTACGCACCCACAAACTGGATGATGTCAAAAATGCCCTGCACGAGTTAGGTTTAACGGGGATGACCGTCTCGGATGTGCGGGGCTTTGGCCGGCAAAAAGGCCATACCGAGATGTACCGCGGCTCGGAATACAATGTTGATTTTTTGCCGAAAATCAAAGTGGAATTGGTCGTGGCGGACGATCTGTTGCAAAAAACGATCGCCACGATCCTGCGCTCGGCGCAGACGGGGCAAATTGGCGATGGGAAGATTTTTATTTCCCCGGTCGAGGATGTCATTCGCATTCGCACCGGCGAATCCGGCCTCCATGCTTTATAA
- the glnD gene encoding [protein-PII] uridylyltransferase — protein sequence MLAAREILSAGRERLAAQHRAGSPGVQVSAALTDLYDEIVLALYEAALGTILESEREGFLKEFALVAVGGYGRCDIAPYSDVDLLILHTKATASQASQLAKHLIQDIYDTGLVAGQSLRTVPEALRLAFSDPSIFTTLLEARYLAGDEGLLAKLQRQFLTKTQWNRRGLLQKIVTAREEERNQFGETVYLLEPNVKRSPGGLRDLQLLRWIGYTRYGHKDIESLHLNGELHQEDRDLLRAAREFLLRVRNELHFHAGQAHDILDKRQQLRIAEVFGYEATTGLLPVERFMQDYFRHSQSIRQIVARFVEGARPFRRLQEWLGPLVSFSLGGEFRVGPYSILATQRGQAQLRQDLTQVLRLVVLASLYNKRIAHRTWKFVRTAVAGFHNEVPAAAKRHFLELLSNPPRLGELLHTLHELGVLEKLIPQYAHARSLLQFNEYHKYTVDEHSLRAVECSTEFAERSDILGQAYRDLRDKWLLHLALLIHDLGKGFAEDHSEVGARMAVEIARSFELDEHDSEVLRFLVHKHLYMSHLAFRRDTSDPNLILKLARDVGSPEVLSMLYVLTCADLSAVGPGVFNDWKGEVLASLYQRTMRHLTGDDPGQDDEHRRADLAAAVQEAGAASEWFTRQIAALPDPYLQSAPPAQLFTELRQLADLRPTEVKTWSRYLPESQTVEYTIGTHEAVASGIFHKLTGALSSQGLQILGADIYTLLDGLVLDRFHVTDPDYAAEPSGERLAEVQAALVAALSTDQPPTFRKIWQSRDKQALQSLTRQPTQFHADNATSDKYTILDIFASDRRGLLYTITRELYELGLNVSLAKIGTYVDQVVDVFYVTDNAGHKILQESRLREIRARVQKAIEALDPSESGGNGASPVDATKSTGSESQLTPK from the coding sequence GTGCTTGCCGCCCGAGAAATCCTATCCGCCGGGCGGGAGCGATTGGCCGCGCAGCATCGGGCGGGCTCTCCAGGCGTGCAGGTCAGCGCCGCGTTGACGGATTTATATGACGAGATTGTGCTCGCGCTGTATGAGGCCGCGCTGGGGACAATTTTGGAAAGCGAACGGGAGGGCTTTTTAAAGGAGTTTGCCCTGGTGGCGGTCGGCGGCTATGGCCGCTGCGATATCGCCCCCTATTCCGATGTCGATTTATTGATCCTGCATACAAAAGCTACGGCGTCCCAGGCCAGTCAATTGGCCAAGCATCTCATTCAGGATATTTATGACACGGGATTGGTTGCCGGGCAAAGCCTGCGCACCGTGCCCGAGGCCCTGCGCCTGGCTTTTAGCGACCCCAGCATCTTTACCACGCTCTTGGAGGCCCGGTATTTGGCGGGTGATGAGGGATTGTTGGCTAAATTGCAGCGGCAATTTTTGACCAAAACCCAGTGGAACCGCCGGGGACTGCTGCAAAAAATTGTCACCGCCCGCGAGGAAGAACGCAACCAATTTGGCGAGACCGTCTATCTGCTGGAACCAAATGTCAAACGCTCTCCCGGCGGGCTGCGCGATTTACAGCTATTGCGGTGGATCGGCTATACCCGCTACGGCCATAAGGATATCGAAAGCCTGCATCTCAATGGCGAATTGCATCAGGAGGATCGCGATCTGTTGCGCGCCGCGCGCGAGTTTTTGCTGCGGGTGCGCAATGAACTGCATTTTCACGCTGGCCAGGCGCACGACATTCTCGACAAGCGCCAGCAACTGCGCATCGCCGAGGTCTTTGGTTACGAAGCGACAACGGGGCTGCTCCCCGTCGAACGCTTTATGCAGGACTACTTTCGCCATAGCCAAAGCATACGGCAAATCGTCGCCCGCTTTGTCGAAGGAGCCCGCCCGTTTCGCCGCCTGCAGGAATGGCTCGGGCCGTTGGTCAGTTTTTCGCTGGGGGGGGAATTTCGCGTCGGGCCGTACAGCATTTTGGCCACGCAGCGCGGGCAGGCCCAATTACGCCAAGACCTGACCCAGGTGCTGCGGCTGGTAGTGTTGGCCAGTTTATACAACAAACGGATCGCCCATCGCACCTGGAAATTTGTCCGCACCGCCGTGGCTGGCTTTCATAACGAAGTCCCCGCCGCCGCCAAACGCCATTTCCTAGAGCTTTTGTCAAATCCACCCCGCTTGGGAGAGCTGTTGCACACGTTGCACGAGCTGGGCGTGCTGGAAAAACTGATTCCGCAGTACGCCCACGCGCGCAGTTTGCTGCAATTTAATGAATATCACAAATACACCGTGGACGAACATTCATTGCGGGCGGTGGAATGCTCGACGGAGTTTGCCGAACGAAGCGATATCCTGGGCCAGGCGTACCGAGATTTGCGGGATAAATGGCTGTTGCACCTGGCGCTTTTGATCCATGATTTAGGCAAGGGCTTTGCCGAGGACCATAGCGAGGTCGGAGCGCGGATGGCGGTGGAAATCGCCCGCAGTTTTGAGCTGGATGAACACGACAGCGAGGTACTGCGGTTTTTGGTGCATAAGCACTTGTATATGTCGCATTTGGCGTTTCGCCGCGACACCAGCGATCCCAATTTAATCCTCAAGCTGGCCCGCGATGTTGGTTCGCCGGAGGTGCTCTCGATGCTGTATGTGCTGACCTGCGCGGATTTGTCCGCGGTCGGCCCGGGAGTGTTTAACGATTGGAAAGGGGAAGTGCTGGCGTCCTTGTATCAGCGCACCATGCGGCATCTGACGGGGGATGATCCGGGGCAGGACGACGAGCACCGCCGGGCGGACCTGGCCGCCGCCGTCCAGGAGGCGGGAGCGGCGTCGGAATGGTTCACGCGGCAGATCGCGGCGCTGCCCGACCCATATTTGCAAAGCGCTCCTCCCGCCCAATTGTTTACCGAATTGCGTCAGCTAGCCGATTTGCGTCCCACGGAGGTCAAGACCTGGTCGCGGTATCTTCCCGAAAGCCAAACCGTAGAATACACGATTGGCACGCACGAAGCGGTGGCCAGCGGCATTTTTCATAAGCTGACCGGCGCCTTGTCCAGCCAAGGTTTGCAAATTTTGGGAGCGGACATTTATACGCTGCTGGACGGCCTGGTGCTGGACCGCTTTCACGTAACCGATCCCGACTACGCGGCGGAGCCTTCCGGGGAACGCCTGGCCGAGGTGCAGGCCGCGTTGGTGGCCGCGCTCTCCACAGACCAGCCTCCGACATTTCGCAAGATCTGGCAAAGCCGCGACAAGCAGGCGCTGCAGTCCCTGACCCGCCAGCCGACCCAATTTCACGCCGATAATGCCACTTCCGATAAATACACCATTCTGGATATCTTTGCCAGTGATCGCCGCGGCCTGTTGTATACCATCACGCGAGAATTGTATGAACTGGGGCTTAATGTCTCACTGGCCAAGATTGGCACGTACGTTGATCAGGTGGTGGATGTGTTTTATGTGACCGACAACGCCGGACATAAAATCCTGCAAGAGTCCCGTCTGCGCGAGATTCGCGCACGGGTGCAAAAAGCGATCGAAGCCTTGGACCCCTCGGAATCAGGCGGCAATGGCGCGAGTCCCGTGGACGCGACCAAATCTACCGGGTCAGAATCACAACTAACGCCAAAATAG
- a CDS encoding cob(I)yrinic acid a,c-diamide adenosyltransferase: protein MKIYTKTGDEGETGLFGGGRVRKDHARIEAYGTVDELNAGLGVIRAEQLPTEIERLLHRIQNELFDLGAELATPQPGILPHRINAEAISALERVIDQFEQELPPLKNFILPAGGRGAALMHVSRTVCRRAERCVVRLQDVTEQPVAPEIMIYLNRLSDLLFVLARVLNARGGQGDDPWCQRGSANPA from the coding sequence ATGAAAATATACACAAAAACCGGTGATGAAGGCGAAACAGGACTGTTCGGCGGGGGCCGGGTCCGTAAAGATCACGCCCGTATTGAGGCGTATGGCACCGTGGACGAATTGAACGCCGGTTTGGGGGTGATTCGCGCGGAGCAACTGCCGACCGAGATCGAACGGCTGTTGCATCGCATTCAAAACGAATTGTTTGATTTGGGGGCGGAATTAGCCACGCCGCAGCCGGGAATATTACCCCATCGCATCAATGCCGAGGCGATCAGCGCGTTGGAACGGGTGATCGACCAGTTTGAACAGGAACTTCCCCCGCTAAAAAACTTTATCTTGCCCGCGGGCGGGCGGGGAGCGGCGCTCATGCATGTGTCACGCACGGTTTGCCGCCGAGCCGAGCGTTGCGTCGTGCGACTGCAGGATGTGACCGAGCAACCGGTTGCGCCGGAAATCATGATTTATCTTAACCGGTTGAGCGACCTGCTCTTTGTGCTGGCTCGGGTGTTGAACGCGCGGGGCGGCCAGGGGGATGATCCCTGGTGTCAACGGGGAAGCGCAAATCCGGCATAA